A genomic region of Oncorhynchus mykiss isolate Arlee chromosome 2, USDA_OmykA_1.1, whole genome shotgun sequence contains the following coding sequences:
- the fabp4b gene encoding fatty acid binding protein 4b isoform X1, producing the protein MVEAFVGTWKMTSSENFDEYMKAIGVGFATRQMGNMAKPNLLFSIDDGVISMKSQSTFKTTEAKFKLNEEFDEMTADDRKTKTLMTFENGKLVQKQTWDGKTTTLERELQDGKLIAKCVMDDVVALRTYEKEV; encoded by the exons ATGGTCGAGGCATTCGTTGGAACTTGGAAGATGACTTCCAGTGAGAATTTTGATGAATATATGAAGGCAATAG GTGTGGGTTTTGCTACTCGGCAGATGGGGAATATGGCGAAGCCCAATTTGCTGTTCAGCATCGACGACGGTGTAATATCAATGAAATCCCAGAGCACTTTCAAAACCACAGAGGCCAAGTTTAAATTGAATGAGGAATTCGACGAGATGACTGCAGATGACAGGAAAACCAAG ACTCTGATGACCTTTGAGAACGGAAAACTGGTGCAGAAACAAACTTGGGACGGCAAGACAACCACGCTCGAGCGGGAGTTGCAAGATGGAAAATTGATTGCG AAATGTGTCATGGATGATGTGGTGGCGCTGAGGACCTACGAGAAAGAGGTGTGA
- the fabp4b gene encoding fatty acid binding protein 4b isoform X2: MVEAFVGTWKMTSSVGFATRQMGNMAKPNLLFSIDDGVISMKSQSTFKTTEAKFKLNEEFDEMTADDRKTKTLMTFENGKLVQKQTWDGKTTTLERELQDGKLIAKCVMDDVVALRTYEKEV, encoded by the exons ATGGTCGAGGCATTCGTTGGAACTTGGAAGATGACTTCCA GTGTGGGTTTTGCTACTCGGCAGATGGGGAATATGGCGAAGCCCAATTTGCTGTTCAGCATCGACGACGGTGTAATATCAATGAAATCCCAGAGCACTTTCAAAACCACAGAGGCCAAGTTTAAATTGAATGAGGAATTCGACGAGATGACTGCAGATGACAGGAAAACCAAG ACTCTGATGACCTTTGAGAACGGAAAACTGGTGCAGAAACAAACTTGGGACGGCAAGACAACCACGCTCGAGCGGGAGTTGCAAGATGGAAAATTGATTGCG AAATGTGTCATGGATGATGTGGTGGCGCTGAGGACCTACGAGAAAGAGGTGTGA